A stretch of DNA from Candidatus Cloacimonadota bacterium:
TCAGCGATACAACATATCCGCTGCCGAGACCGTTTCTGGTCATGGCAACCCAAAATCCAATCGAACAGGAAGGAACTTTTCCATTACCGGAAGCACAAGTAGATCGTTTTATGCTGAAATTATTGATCAATTACCCAACGCGAGATGAAGAAAATCTTATTATGGAAAAGATGGTTAGAGCAGAGAAAATTCCTGTGGATGCGGTTGTTTCTCCTAAAGAGATTCTGGAATTAAGAGAAATTGTCAAAGACATTTATATGGAAACGAAAGTTAAGGATTATATTCTTGATCTTGTTTTCGCTACACGAGATCCGAAAAATTTCAAGAATCTGGAAGACCTTTCCAATCTTATTGATTACGGAGCATCTCCCAGAGCGTCGATCTTCCTTGCTCAAGCAGCAAAAACTCACGCCTTTTTGGAACATCGCGGTTATGTTACTCCGGATGATATTAAAGCAATCGGAAAAGATATTCTGCGGCATCGAATCATCCTCACTTATGAAGCGGAAGCAGAACAGATCACGCAGGAAGATATTGTAAATAGGCTTTTTGATGAAATTGAAGTCCCTTAATCTTGTAAGAGAAGCAGGAAGATTCCAAGATTTTGGAAGTATTGAGGAAGAGAAGATTTTAGAAGTCTCAATACTTCAATTATGTGAGAGAAGAGCAGGAACATCGGAATGTGCGAAGCTCTTCCGATTGTTAACAGAGATCAACATTCCGAAGTTTTTCAAACATTCGGAAGTTGATTGAAAATTCGTGTTCATTAGTGTTGATTAGTGGTTAAATGAATGGAAACATCTGAAATAATAAAGCGTATAAAGAAAATCGAGATCACAACCCGTGATATTGTGAACGAGTTGTTTTCCGGTGAATATCACAGTCTGTTCAAAGGTCAGGGATTGGAATTCTCGGAAGTACGAGAATATCAATCAGGAGACAGTTTTCGGCAGATCGACTGGAATGTTTCTGCTCGTATGGGACATCCATACATCAAAAAATTTGAAGAAACCCGCGAGTTGAATGTAATGTTCCTCGTTGATTGCAGTGCTTCCACATTATTCGGAACAAAAGGTTTCCTGAAATCTGAATTTATCACAGAAGTAACAGCAGTTTTATCTTTTTCAGCAATTTCAAACAATGATAAAGTAGGATGTTTATTATTCACAGATGAAGTAGAAAAATATATTCCACCTCGAAAAGGAAAAAAACAAGCATTAAGAATTTTACGCGATA
This window harbors:
- a CDS encoding DUF58 domain-containing protein, which gives rise to METSEIIKRIKKIEITTRDIVNELFSGEYHSLFKGQGLEFSEVREYQSGDSFRQIDWNVSARMGHPYIKKFEETRELNVMFLVDCSASTLFGTKGFLKSEFITEVTAVLSFSAISNNDKVGCLLFTDEVEKYIPPRKGKKQALRILRDILYFEPKNSKTNIEKAVEYIYRLIKKRSIIFVVSDFFDQDYENSLKLLARKHDVIALRILDKSETDLPNAGLLSLRDPETGLNFTVNTSNRNIREKYKKEFAKQEAKLSVNFKKMKIDLVTLFTDKPYAPELMKFFKFRIKMKNR
- a CDS encoding MoxR family ATPase; the encoded protein is MNIEEINQKVIEKSQIIDKILTEVEKVIVGQKYMIRRMLIGLLSDGHILLEGVPGLAKTLAVNTVAETLKATFRRIQFTPDLLPADLVGTLIYNQKTSEFVPKKGPIFANFILADEINRAPAKVQSALLESMQERQVTISDTTYPLPRPFLVMATQNPIEQEGTFPLPEAQVDRFMLKLLINYPTRDEENLIMEKMVRAEKIPVDAVVSPKEILELREIVKDIYMETKVKDYILDLVFATRDPKNFKNLEDLSNLIDYGASPRASIFLAQAAKTHAFLEHRGYVTPDDIKAIGKDILRHRIILTYEAEAEQITQEDIVNRLFDEIEVP